From a region of the Falsibacillus albus genome:
- a CDS encoding CamS family sex pheromone protein encodes MKKWLAVTFAAALLLTGCAPKFEKNNEVVQKTDDKTEKAFIPNYQISNKYYRTILPFKPSKTRGMVVANLNSRYDIKEFETGLMRIAKNEYSPDKYLFQEGQILDKDTVTLWLNRKYSKSQLKEEGLKASQNIGLNPLDDEKGTVKQRNEKNPIYLSHILEQDYLVKTDKDTVKLGGVMIGLALNSVHYYQKEQYGDVYEAPIKHADVVAEGKKIAAEVAKRLRDKPELKGVPITIGLFEQASKNSVVPGHFFSYSNVPANSTSLGSWKDVKENYYLFPSDEAKQDHRDDWTYFMNFKQDVEKYFSSNGVIGRAYYKDDQMSELRIEIPIQFYGEAEAIGFTQYVAGLIMDHFPDYLSIEVNVTSVNGPEALISKKPNEKEPYVHIYK; translated from the coding sequence ATGAAAAAATGGTTGGCGGTGACGTTTGCTGCAGCATTGTTGTTGACCGGATGCGCACCGAAATTTGAAAAAAACAACGAAGTGGTCCAAAAAACGGATGATAAGACGGAGAAAGCCTTTATTCCGAACTACCAAATTTCCAATAAGTATTACCGGACCATTTTGCCATTCAAACCTAGCAAAACACGGGGAATGGTCGTTGCAAATCTGAATTCAAGGTATGATATCAAGGAATTTGAAACGGGCTTGATGAGGATTGCCAAGAATGAATACTCCCCTGATAAATATTTATTTCAGGAAGGGCAGATTCTTGATAAGGATACAGTCACGCTTTGGCTGAACCGAAAATATTCAAAAAGCCAGCTGAAGGAAGAAGGGCTTAAGGCATCCCAGAATATCGGATTGAATCCGCTCGATGATGAAAAGGGAACGGTCAAGCAGCGGAATGAAAAAAATCCGATCTATCTGTCACATATCCTCGAACAGGATTACTTGGTGAAAACGGATAAAGATACGGTCAAACTTGGCGGTGTCATGATTGGTTTGGCCTTGAATTCCGTTCATTATTACCAAAAAGAACAGTATGGCGATGTGTATGAAGCGCCGATCAAACATGCCGATGTGGTGGCCGAAGGAAAGAAAATTGCTGCAGAAGTAGCGAAAAGGCTGAGAGATAAGCCGGAATTGAAAGGTGTTCCAATCACCATTGGGTTGTTTGAGCAAGCAAGCAAAAACTCGGTTGTTCCCGGGCATTTCTTCTCGTATTCTAATGTCCCGGCAAACAGTACATCACTCGGGTCTTGGAAGGATGTCAAGGAAAACTACTACCTGTTCCCATCTGATGAAGCCAAACAGGACCATCGGGATGATTGGACCTATTTCATGAATTTCAAACAGGATGTAGAGAAATACTTTTCAAGCAACGGTGTCATTGGAAGGGCATATTATAAAGACGATCAAATGTCGGAACTCCGCATTGAAATCCCCATCCAATTTTATGGAGAGGCAGAAGCGATCGGATTTACTCAATATGTAGCAGGATTGATCATGGACCATTTTCCGGATTACTTATCGATCGAAGTCAATGTGACCTCCGTCAATGGCCCGGAAGCACTCATATCCAAAAAGCCAAATGAAAAAGAACCTTACGTTCATATTTATAAATAG
- a CDS encoding aldehyde dehydrogenase family protein gives MIPYKHEPFTDFSNEENQKAYQTGLKTVEGYLGQDYPLVIGGERVTTEDKIVSINPANKEELIGRVSKANKDLAEKAMNIAYETFQTWRKVKPETRADILFRAAAIIRRRKHEFSALLTKEAGKPWNEADADTAEAIDFLEYYARQMLSIKEGQKVESRPGEYNRYSYIPLGVGIVISPWNFPFAIMAGTTVAAIVTGNTVLLKPASTTPVVAAKFVEVMEEAGLPKGVLNYVPGSGAEVGDYLVDHPKTRFISFTGSRDVGTRIYERASKVHDGQIWLKRVIAEMGG, from the coding sequence ATGATTCCGTACAAACATGAACCATTTACAGATTTTTCGAATGAAGAGAATCAAAAGGCGTACCAAACTGGATTGAAGACAGTCGAAGGCTATCTTGGCCAGGACTACCCGCTTGTCATCGGGGGAGAGCGCGTGACGACGGAAGATAAAATCGTCTCCATCAACCCAGCGAATAAAGAAGAATTAATTGGACGTGTGTCCAAAGCGAATAAAGATTTAGCCGAAAAGGCGATGAACATTGCCTATGAAACGTTCCAAACATGGCGCAAGGTGAAGCCGGAAACGCGTGCAGATATCCTGTTCCGCGCGGCAGCGATCATCCGCCGCCGCAAGCATGAGTTCTCTGCACTGTTGACGAAGGAAGCAGGGAAGCCTTGGAACGAAGCGGATGCCGATACGGCTGAAGCGATCGACTTCCTTGAGTACTATGCGCGTCAAATGCTCAGCATCAAAGAAGGCCAAAAAGTGGAAAGCCGTCCGGGCGAATACAACCGCTACAGCTACATCCCATTGGGCGTCGGCATCGTGATCTCCCCGTGGAACTTCCCGTTTGCGATCATGGCGGGGACAACTGTGGCCGCGATCGTGACAGGAAATACGGTCCTCTTGAAGCCGGCTTCCACAACGCCGGTGGTGGCAGCGAAATTCGTGGAAGTGATGGAGGAAGCGGGACTTCCGAAGGGTGTCCTGAACTATGTACCGGGAAGCGGCGCGGAAGTGGGCGACTACTTGGTCGACCATCCGAAGACACGCTTCATCTCCTTCACAGGATCTCGTGATGTCGGAACACGCATCTATGAGCGTGCGTCCAAGGTCCATGACGGCCAGATCTGGCTGAAGCGCGTCATTGCGGAAATGGGCGG
- the ligA gene encoding NAD-dependent DNA ligase LigA — MDRPSAEKQVKELHNLLNQYNYEYHVLDKPSVPDAEYDRLMRELLEIEEEYPDLKTPDSPSQRVGGTVLDFFQKVEHRSPMLSLGNAFNEDDLRDFDRKVRQAVGEDFSYVCELKIDGLAVSLRYEDGLFVQGATRGDGTIGEDITVNLKTIRSIPLRLNEQVSIEARGEAFMPKKSFEKLNEVRLDKEEEPFANPRNAAAGSLRQLDPRIAASRNLDIFLYAIADIGETGVSSHSEGLDFLERLGFKTNKERKTCATIDEVIQFVEGWVDKRPNLPYEIDGIVVKVDSLQQQQELGTTAKSPRWAIAYKFPAEEVVTKLKDIELNVGRTGVITPTAVLEPVKVAGTTVQRASLHNEDLIREKDIKIGDSVVVKKAGDIIPEVVNVLVEQRTGEEKEFSMPTHCPECESELVRLEGEVALRCINPKCPAQIREGFIHFVSRNAMNIDGLGEKVVTQLFKEKLIVDVADLYKLSKEQLLGLERMGEKSVTNLLKAIEDSKKNSLEKLLFGLGIRHVGAKAAKTLAQHFDTMDKLASASLEELTAINEIGEKMADSVVSYFENEEVHELMEELKESGVNMEYKGPKPVSAEESDSVFAGKTVVLTGKLEKLTRNEAKEKIEGLGGKVTGSVSKSTDLLIAGEDAGSKLTKAQDLGIEIWDEEKMLDELNR; from the coding sequence AATTATGAATATCACGTGCTGGACAAGCCCTCCGTTCCAGATGCAGAATATGACCGTTTAATGAGGGAGTTACTGGAGATCGAGGAGGAATATCCGGATCTTAAGACTCCCGATTCTCCTTCCCAGCGTGTCGGCGGTACGGTTTTGGACTTTTTCCAGAAGGTAGAACACCGAAGCCCGATGCTGAGCCTGGGAAATGCATTCAACGAAGATGATTTACGGGATTTTGACCGAAAAGTCCGGCAGGCGGTAGGGGAAGATTTCTCTTATGTATGCGAGCTGAAAATTGATGGTCTTGCAGTTTCTTTGCGCTATGAGGATGGATTGTTTGTCCAAGGTGCTACCCGTGGTGACGGGACAATCGGAGAAGACATCACGGTGAACTTGAAGACGATCCGTTCGATCCCGCTTCGATTGAATGAGCAGGTGTCAATTGAAGCCCGAGGGGAAGCCTTCATGCCCAAAAAGTCATTCGAGAAGCTGAATGAAGTGCGTTTGGATAAAGAGGAGGAGCCGTTTGCGAATCCCCGCAATGCAGCGGCAGGGTCATTAAGGCAGCTTGATCCACGTATTGCGGCATCAAGGAACCTGGATATATTTCTTTATGCAATAGCGGATATAGGGGAAACAGGCGTGTCTTCCCATAGCGAAGGCCTTGACTTTTTAGAACGTCTTGGTTTCAAAACTAATAAAGAACGAAAAACGTGTGCCACAATCGATGAAGTCATTCAATTTGTAGAAGGCTGGGTTGATAAACGTCCGAATCTGCCTTATGAAATCGATGGAATCGTTGTGAAGGTCGATTCGCTCCAGCAGCAGCAAGAATTAGGGACGACGGCCAAAAGTCCACGGTGGGCGATTGCCTATAAATTCCCGGCTGAAGAGGTCGTGACAAAGCTCAAGGATATTGAGCTAAATGTAGGACGCACCGGTGTCATCACACCGACGGCCGTTTTGGAGCCGGTTAAAGTCGCTGGGACGACTGTCCAGCGGGCATCGCTCCATAACGAGGATTTAATCAGGGAGAAAGACATCAAAATAGGTGATTCCGTCGTTGTGAAAAAAGCGGGCGACATCATACCTGAAGTCGTGAATGTCCTTGTGGAGCAGCGGACAGGGGAAGAAAAAGAGTTCTCGATGCCTACCCATTGTCCCGAGTGTGAAAGTGAATTGGTCCGCCTTGAGGGCGAGGTTGCACTTAGGTGCATCAACCCAAAATGCCCCGCTCAAATCAGGGAAGGGTTCATCCACTTTGTATCGAGAAATGCGATGAACATCGACGGCCTTGGTGAGAAGGTCGTGACACAGCTGTTCAAAGAAAAACTGATCGTTGATGTTGCAGACCTTTATAAACTTTCCAAAGAACAGCTATTAGGATTGGAAAGGATGGGGGAGAAATCAGTCACCAACCTGCTGAAGGCAATCGAAGATTCCAAGAAAAATTCATTGGAGAAGCTTCTGTTCGGCCTGGGCATTCGCCACGTCGGCGCAAAGGCGGCCAAGACATTGGCCCAGCATTTCGATACGATGGACAAATTGGCCTCCGCTTCATTGGAAGAATTGACAGCCATCAATGAAATTGGTGAGAAAATGGCCGATTCAGTGGTATCATATTTTGAGAATGAAGAAGTCCATGAACTGATGGAGGAACTGAAAGAATCGGGTGTCAATATGGAATATAAAGGGCCAAAGCCTGTTTCGGCGGAGGAATCTGATTCTGTATTCGCAGGCAAAACGGTCGTGTTGACTGGTAAGCTCGAAAAGTTGACAAGAAATGAAGCAAAAGAAAAAATAGAAGGTCTTGGCGGTAAAGTCACTGGAAGCGTCAGCAAGAGCACGGATCTGTTAATTGCAGGTGAAGATGCCGGGTCCAAGCTTACCAAAGCACAAGACTTGGGAATCGAGATCTGGGACGAAGAGAAGATGCTTGATGAACTTAACCGATAA